The Linepithema humile isolate Giens D197 chromosome 2, Lhum_UNIL_v1.0, whole genome shotgun sequence genome has a segment encoding these proteins:
- the LOC105676018 gene encoding dopaminechrome tautomerase translates to MELIWTFVLLVGFARSSRPSHLEVVYQWKYLDWAWPNVHLSEKNYTLGNAFTQDVDIDRRGRVFVTSPQWLDGVPISLSLVTKAHGAGGPLLVPYPHWSWHTPHSCESIISVYRIAIDECNRLWVVDTGRVMRRAICPTKILIFDLATDQLIHKYVVPDDQVLYGKAALVTPIVDVGKTCLDTYLYVADVDQNGLVIYDLYRDHSWRVNNTRGNAFGPDEDAKSMYITIAGESFDLTDGTLGMSLSPMGYFKHRYLYFNSLASYYQKFTDTFSLTRSEYWEPVVFQSNYKRASQAGVQATSRRGVIFFQLVQLTAIACWDIGKPFTPENVVIIAQDEETLQYVSGIKVIANKVGREELWFNTNRLQKTINMSLRPTETNFRLIRGKVDDIIRGTNCEPSGIRTLTPDTVYWHQI, encoded by the exons ATGGAATTGATTTGGACATTCGTTTTGCTCGTCGGGTTTGCACGCTCGTCCCGTCCGTCGCACCTTGAAGTGGTTTACCAGTGGAAGTATTTGGATTGGGCCTGGCCGAATGTACATCTGTCAGAGAAAAATTACACGCTGGGCAATGCCTTCACGCAAGACGTGGATATCGACAGGCGGGGTCGCGTGTTCGTGACGAGTCCGCAGTGGTTGGACGGTGTGCCGATTAGTTTGTCTTTGGTTACTAAGGCGCACGGAGCCGGCGGTCCTTTACTCGTGCCGTATCCCCACTGGTCCTGGCACACGCCGCACAGCTGCGAAAGCATCATATCTGTTTACAGAATTGCG ATTGACGAGTGCAATCGTTTGTGGGTGGTCGACACTGGCAGGGTAATGAGGAGAGCAATATGCCCTACGAAAATATTGATCTTCGATCTCGCCACAGATCAGCTGATCCATAAATACGTAGTGCCGGATGATCAAGTGCTGTACGGGAAGGCAGCATTAGTTACGCCAATCGTCGATGTCGGAAAAACGTGTCTCGATACTTATCTCTACGTGGCGGACGTGGATCAAAATGGACTCGTGATTTATGACTTATATCGCGATCATTCCTGGCGAGTAAACAACACGCGTGGCAACGCTTTCGGCCCGGATGAGGATGCTAAATCTATGTACATCACGATCGCCGGTGAATCGTTTGATCTGACCGACGGCACCCTCGGTATGTCACTGTCGCCGATGGGATATTTTAAGCACAG ATATCTGTATTTTAACTCGCTCGCCAGCTATTACCAGAAATTCACGGACACATTTTCGTTGACGCGAAGCGAGTACTGGGAGCCGGTGgtatttcaatcaaattacAAGCGCGCGAGCCAAGCGGGTGTGCAGGCGACCTCTCGAAGAggcgtaatatttttccaattggTCCAATTAACCGCCATTGCTTGTTGGGACATCGGGAAACCATTTACTCCGGAGAACGTCGTGATAATAGCGCAAGACGAGGAGACTCTGCAGTACGTGAGCGGCATTAAGGTGATCGCGAATAAGGTCGGCAGGGAAGAATTGTGGTTCAACACCAATCGGCTCCAGAAGACGATAAACATGAGTCTCAGGCCGACGGAGACAAACTTTCGTTTAATTAGAGGAAAAGTCGACGATATCATCCGCGGCACGAATTGCGAGCCGTCCGGCATCAGGACGCTAACACCAGACACTGTCTATTggcatcaaatataa